From the Peromyscus leucopus breed LL Stock chromosome 8b, UCI_PerLeu_2.1, whole genome shotgun sequence genome, one window contains:
- the Etv4 gene encoding ETS translocation variant 4 isoform X2 has protein sequence MERRMKGGYLDQRVPYTFCSKSPGNGSLGEALMVPQGKLMDPGSLPPSDSEDLFQDLSHFQETWLAEAQVPDSDEQSVPDFHSENLAFHSPPTRIKKEPQSPRTEPALSCSRKPPLPYHHGEQCLYSSAYDSPRQIGIKSPAPGAPGQSPLQPFPRAEQQQSLLRSSSSSQSHPGHGYLGEHSSVFQQPLDMCRSFTSPQGGGREPLPAPYQHQLSEPCPPYPQQSFKQEYHDPLYEQAGQPAASQGGVSGHRYPGAGVLIKQERTDFSYDSDVPGCASMYLHAEGFSGPSPGDGVMGYGYEKSLRPFPDDVCIVPEKFEGDIKQEGVGAFREGPPYQRRGALQLWQFLVALLDDPTNAHFIAWTGRGMEFKLIEPEEVARLWGIQKNRPAMNYDKLSRSLRYYYEKGIMQKVAGERYVYKFVCEPEALFSLAFPDNQRPALKAEFDRPVSEEDTVPLSHLDESPAYLPELAGPAQPFSHKGGYSY, from the exons ATGGAGCGGAGGATGAAAGGCGGATACTTGGACCAGCGAGTGCCCTACACCTTCTGCAGC AAATCTCCCGGAAATGGGAGCTTGGGCGAAGCGCTGATGGTCCCGCAGGGGAAGCTCATGGACCCGGGCTCCCTGCCGCCTTCCGACTCCGAAG ATCTCTTCCAGGATCTCAGTCACTTCCAAGAGACGTGGCTCGCTGAAG CTCAGGTACCAGACAGTGATGAACAGTCCGTTCCTGATTTCCATTCAGAAAACT TAGCTTTCCATAGCCCCCCCACCAGGATCAAGAAGGAACCCCAGAGTCCCCGCACAGAACCCGCCCTGTCCTGCAGCAGGAAGCCACCACTCCCCTACCACCATGGAGAGCAGTGCCTTTACTCCAG TGCCTATGACTCCCCCAGACAAATCGGCATTAAGTCCCCCGCCCCTGGTGCCCCTGGACAGTCGCCCCTGCAGCCCTTTCCCAGGGCAGAACAACAGCAGAGTCTCCTGAgatcctccagctcttcccagtCCCACCCTGGCCACGGGTACCTTGGTGAGCACAG CTCCGTCTTCCAGCAGCCCCTGGACATGTGCCGCTCCTTCACATCTCCTCAGGGAGGGGGCCGGGAACCTCTCCCAGCCCCCTACCAACACCAGCTGTCGGAGCCCTGCCCACCTTACCCCCAACAGAGCTTCAAGCAGGAGTACCACGATCCCCTGTATGAACAGGCTGGCCAGCCGGCTGCGAGCCAGGGTGGGGTCAGTGGGCACAGGTACCCAGGGGCGGGGGTGTTGATCAAACAGGAGCGCACAGACTTCTCCTATGACTCAG atGTCCCTGGGTGTGCATCCATGTATCTCCACGCAGAGGGCTTCTCTGGGCCCTCTCCAGGTGATGGAGTGATGG GTTATGGCTATGAGAAATCTCTTCGACCATTCCCAGATGATGTCTGCATTGTCCCTGAAAAATTTGAAG GAGACATCAAGCAGGAAGGGGTTGGAGCTTTCCGGGAGGGGCCACCCTACCAGCGCCGGGGTGCCTTGCAACTGTGGCAGTTTCTGGTGGCCCTGCTGGATGACCCAACCAATGCTCACTTCATTGCGTGGACAGGCCGGGGGATGGAGTTTAAACTAATTGAACCTGAAGAG GTCGCCAGGCTCTGGGGCATCCAGAAGAACCGGCCAGCCATGAACTACGACAAGCTGAGCCGCTCACTGCGATACTATTATGAGAAAGGCATCATGCAGAAG GTGGCTGGCGAACGTTACGTGTACAAGTTTGTGTGTGAGCCCGAGGCCCTGTTCTCCCTGGCCTTCCCAGATAATCAGCGTCCAGCTTTGAAGGCCGAGTTTGACCGGCCAGTCAGTGAGGAGGACACAGTCCCTTTGTCCCACTTGGATGAGAGCCCTGCCTACCTCCCAGAACTGGCTGGCCCCGCTCAGCCCTTTAGCCACAAAGGTGGCTATTCTTACTAG
- the Etv4 gene encoding ETS translocation variant 4 isoform X1, giving the protein MERRMKGGYLDQRVPYTFCSQKSPGNGSLGEALMVPQGKLMDPGSLPPSDSEDLFQDLSHFQETWLAEAQVPDSDEQSVPDFHSENLAFHSPPTRIKKEPQSPRTEPALSCSRKPPLPYHHGEQCLYSSAYDSPRQIGIKSPAPGAPGQSPLQPFPRAEQQQSLLRSSSSSQSHPGHGYLGEHSSVFQQPLDMCRSFTSPQGGGREPLPAPYQHQLSEPCPPYPQQSFKQEYHDPLYEQAGQPAASQGGVSGHRYPGAGVLIKQERTDFSYDSDVPGCASMYLHAEGFSGPSPGDGVMGYGYEKSLRPFPDDVCIVPEKFEGDIKQEGVGAFREGPPYQRRGALQLWQFLVALLDDPTNAHFIAWTGRGMEFKLIEPEEVARLWGIQKNRPAMNYDKLSRSLRYYYEKGIMQKVAGERYVYKFVCEPEALFSLAFPDNQRPALKAEFDRPVSEEDTVPLSHLDESPAYLPELAGPAQPFSHKGGYSY; this is encoded by the exons ATGGAGCGGAGGATGAAAGGCGGATACTTGGACCAGCGAGTGCCCTACACCTTCTGCAGC CAGAAATCTCCCGGAAATGGGAGCTTGGGCGAAGCGCTGATGGTCCCGCAGGGGAAGCTCATGGACCCGGGCTCCCTGCCGCCTTCCGACTCCGAAG ATCTCTTCCAGGATCTCAGTCACTTCCAAGAGACGTGGCTCGCTGAAG CTCAGGTACCAGACAGTGATGAACAGTCCGTTCCTGATTTCCATTCAGAAAACT TAGCTTTCCATAGCCCCCCCACCAGGATCAAGAAGGAACCCCAGAGTCCCCGCACAGAACCCGCCCTGTCCTGCAGCAGGAAGCCACCACTCCCCTACCACCATGGAGAGCAGTGCCTTTACTCCAG TGCCTATGACTCCCCCAGACAAATCGGCATTAAGTCCCCCGCCCCTGGTGCCCCTGGACAGTCGCCCCTGCAGCCCTTTCCCAGGGCAGAACAACAGCAGAGTCTCCTGAgatcctccagctcttcccagtCCCACCCTGGCCACGGGTACCTTGGTGAGCACAG CTCCGTCTTCCAGCAGCCCCTGGACATGTGCCGCTCCTTCACATCTCCTCAGGGAGGGGGCCGGGAACCTCTCCCAGCCCCCTACCAACACCAGCTGTCGGAGCCCTGCCCACCTTACCCCCAACAGAGCTTCAAGCAGGAGTACCACGATCCCCTGTATGAACAGGCTGGCCAGCCGGCTGCGAGCCAGGGTGGGGTCAGTGGGCACAGGTACCCAGGGGCGGGGGTGTTGATCAAACAGGAGCGCACAGACTTCTCCTATGACTCAG atGTCCCTGGGTGTGCATCCATGTATCTCCACGCAGAGGGCTTCTCTGGGCCCTCTCCAGGTGATGGAGTGATGG GTTATGGCTATGAGAAATCTCTTCGACCATTCCCAGATGATGTCTGCATTGTCCCTGAAAAATTTGAAG GAGACATCAAGCAGGAAGGGGTTGGAGCTTTCCGGGAGGGGCCACCCTACCAGCGCCGGGGTGCCTTGCAACTGTGGCAGTTTCTGGTGGCCCTGCTGGATGACCCAACCAATGCTCACTTCATTGCGTGGACAGGCCGGGGGATGGAGTTTAAACTAATTGAACCTGAAGAG GTCGCCAGGCTCTGGGGCATCCAGAAGAACCGGCCAGCCATGAACTACGACAAGCTGAGCCGCTCACTGCGATACTATTATGAGAAAGGCATCATGCAGAAG GTGGCTGGCGAACGTTACGTGTACAAGTTTGTGTGTGAGCCCGAGGCCCTGTTCTCCCTGGCCTTCCCAGATAATCAGCGTCCAGCTTTGAAGGCCGAGTTTGACCGGCCAGTCAGTGAGGAGGACACAGTCCCTTTGTCCCACTTGGATGAGAGCCCTGCCTACCTCCCAGAACTGGCTGGCCCCGCTCAGCCCTTTAGCCACAAAGGTGGCTATTCTTACTAG
- the Etv4 gene encoding ETS translocation variant 4 isoform X3, with the protein MQLPGSCPPAPSQHHPNLLSCLFSPAQVPDSDEQSVPDFHSENLAFHSPPTRIKKEPQSPRTEPALSCSRKPPLPYHHGEQCLYSSAYDSPRQIGIKSPAPGAPGQSPLQPFPRAEQQQSLLRSSSSSQSHPGHGYLGEHSSVFQQPLDMCRSFTSPQGGGREPLPAPYQHQLSEPCPPYPQQSFKQEYHDPLYEQAGQPAASQGGVSGHRYPGAGVLIKQERTDFSYDSDVPGCASMYLHAEGFSGPSPGDGVMGYGYEKSLRPFPDDVCIVPEKFEGDIKQEGVGAFREGPPYQRRGALQLWQFLVALLDDPTNAHFIAWTGRGMEFKLIEPEEVARLWGIQKNRPAMNYDKLSRSLRYYYEKGIMQKVAGERYVYKFVCEPEALFSLAFPDNQRPALKAEFDRPVSEEDTVPLSHLDESPAYLPELAGPAQPFSHKGGYSY; encoded by the exons ATGCAGCTGCCGGGGTCCTGTCCCCCTGCACCATCCCAACATCACCCCAatcttctttcctgcctcttctcaCCAG CTCAGGTACCAGACAGTGATGAACAGTCCGTTCCTGATTTCCATTCAGAAAACT TAGCTTTCCATAGCCCCCCCACCAGGATCAAGAAGGAACCCCAGAGTCCCCGCACAGAACCCGCCCTGTCCTGCAGCAGGAAGCCACCACTCCCCTACCACCATGGAGAGCAGTGCCTTTACTCCAG TGCCTATGACTCCCCCAGACAAATCGGCATTAAGTCCCCCGCCCCTGGTGCCCCTGGACAGTCGCCCCTGCAGCCCTTTCCCAGGGCAGAACAACAGCAGAGTCTCCTGAgatcctccagctcttcccagtCCCACCCTGGCCACGGGTACCTTGGTGAGCACAG CTCCGTCTTCCAGCAGCCCCTGGACATGTGCCGCTCCTTCACATCTCCTCAGGGAGGGGGCCGGGAACCTCTCCCAGCCCCCTACCAACACCAGCTGTCGGAGCCCTGCCCACCTTACCCCCAACAGAGCTTCAAGCAGGAGTACCACGATCCCCTGTATGAACAGGCTGGCCAGCCGGCTGCGAGCCAGGGTGGGGTCAGTGGGCACAGGTACCCAGGGGCGGGGGTGTTGATCAAACAGGAGCGCACAGACTTCTCCTATGACTCAG atGTCCCTGGGTGTGCATCCATGTATCTCCACGCAGAGGGCTTCTCTGGGCCCTCTCCAGGTGATGGAGTGATGG GTTATGGCTATGAGAAATCTCTTCGACCATTCCCAGATGATGTCTGCATTGTCCCTGAAAAATTTGAAG GAGACATCAAGCAGGAAGGGGTTGGAGCTTTCCGGGAGGGGCCACCCTACCAGCGCCGGGGTGCCTTGCAACTGTGGCAGTTTCTGGTGGCCCTGCTGGATGACCCAACCAATGCTCACTTCATTGCGTGGACAGGCCGGGGGATGGAGTTTAAACTAATTGAACCTGAAGAG GTCGCCAGGCTCTGGGGCATCCAGAAGAACCGGCCAGCCATGAACTACGACAAGCTGAGCCGCTCACTGCGATACTATTATGAGAAAGGCATCATGCAGAAG GTGGCTGGCGAACGTTACGTGTACAAGTTTGTGTGTGAGCCCGAGGCCCTGTTCTCCCTGGCCTTCCCAGATAATCAGCGTCCAGCTTTGAAGGCCGAGTTTGACCGGCCAGTCAGTGAGGAGGACACAGTCCCTTTGTCCCACTTGGATGAGAGCCCTGCCTACCTCCCAGAACTGGCTGGCCCCGCTCAGCCCTTTAGCCACAAAGGTGGCTATTCTTACTAG